A single region of the Tachyglossus aculeatus isolate mTacAcu1 chromosome X1, mTacAcu1.pri, whole genome shotgun sequence genome encodes:
- the LOC119919554 gene encoding uncharacterized protein LOC119919554 — protein MDTDKGWSSSGSSAGSPSEFSSELSPISSTGSPPGVTMEELPFYTVCAEIVKPTRLVPKRSFISKKTKLAFVASSRTFDKILSSRKVELMSKDFTKLQLQFRMCLWNTHHPQMDCFPPGLRIRVNWQSLEGVGTESNCSARPLNITHLAHLSDWVANKILISWSPNEKRDFAGAVYLVMKLTVDDLLEKLWDDSVLPADNTRALIQEKLGGDSGEPSTSSLHVSLMCPLGQSRVTVPCRALSCSHLEIFDAIQYLKKNEEEETWMCPVCDTCAPFSKLVVDRYFVDILNGNTSCEEVEIHQDGSWSPMPSERNLMYYSNKNSKELKEEVASFSLIKSSSSKGEREYEHTPKRPCPATKTAIPTVTTSAVCSPVIEPSISLWGDWGVEVKKENEGATDLHPWLPAPLLPSLSASAMEQELPVTVQRPDQAQDVQTKNRGSPDSGSLIPQVANYTQGKKSLFSDCFKQYQDSSHLTSPKASPSHFSFKLSDQNPEPHSHWLLVPMPIESTYHKWIPPFRFDFEEEEDSDMPLALGNLTPKAQLTPPVGPMGDTVGRADPGTGTFPPQASQASSSRASSSLFSRVQQSPVPEASSASSSVVSQPWFTSAHWTLVNQQGKVFSMKPKQGWASSTQVRGVSSTRVTEAFFSRAREASSSRPGEASSSRPGEVSFSGAREASTSGGREAASSGANEPFFSRMRGVSSSLVSEASSPRAREALFSSGREASSSRASEVFSSRASEVSFPGVREVSSSRASEAFFTRATEASSSRGSEAFSSWTREAFTWASETFSSRASEAFSSRASEAFSFRVSEASTSRASEASTSRASEASTSRASEASTSRASEPFSSRASEAFSFRVSGPSFSRVSEASTSRESEPSSSRVSEPSSSRASEPSFSRASELSFSRASEASFPRSSEASFTGARAASSSRVRAASSSRAIGGQSMQAGGAASVLDSDESESQGIP, from the exons ATGGATACGGACAAGGGCTGGAGCTCATCTGGATCCTCAGCTGGATCACCATCCGAATTCTCATCTGAATTATCACCCATATCCTCAACCGGATCCCCACCTGGTGTCACGATGGAGGAGCTGCCATTCTATACAGTCTGTGCAGAGATAGTAAAGCCCACCAGACTGG TGCCAAAGAGGTCTTTCATATCAAAGAAAACAAAATTGGCTTTTGTGGCCAGCTCGAGGACGTTTGACAAGATCCTGAGCAGCAG AAAGGTCGAGCTGATGAGCAAGGATTTCACTAAGTTGCAGCTGCAGTTCAG GATGTGTTTATGGAACACTCATCACCCTCAAATGGATTGCTTTCCTCCAGGCCTTAGGATCAGGGTCAACTGGCAGAGTTTAGAGGGG GTTGGCACGGAGTCCAACTGCAGTGCTCGCCCCCTAAATATCACCCATCTGGCCCACCTCTCTGACTGGGTGGCCAACAAAATCCTGATCAGTTGGTCTCCGAATGAAAAACGG GACTTTGCCGGGGCAGTGTACCTGGTGATGAAGCTTACCGTGGATGATTTACTGGAGAAATTGTGGGATGACAGCGTTCTTCCTGCAGACAACACTCGGGCCTTGA TTCAGGAGAAGCTGGGAGGCGATTCAGGAGAGCCTTCCACCAGCAGCCTCCACGTTTCCCTCATGTGCCCG CTGGGGCAGAGCCGTGTGACTGTGCCATGCCGGGCGCTCTCTTGCTCCCACTTGGAGATATTTGATGCGATCCAGTACCTGaagaaaaatgaggaggaggaaacatgGATGTGTCCCGTGTGTGACACCTGCGCTCCATTTTCCAAACTCGTTGTGGATCG ATATTTCGTCGACATCCTCAATGGCAACACCTCTTGTGAAGAAGTTGAGATACACCAAGATGGATCCTGGTCCCCGATGCCATCTGAGAGAAATCTGATGTATTATAGCAACA agAACTCCAAGGAATTAAAAGAGGAGGTGGCTTCTTTCAGTCTGATAAAGAGCAGCAGctcaaagggagagagggaatatgAGCACACTCCCAAGAGGCCGTGTCCAGCCACCAAGACAGCCATCCCGACCGTCACGACCAGCGCAGTGTGCAGCCCCGTGATCGAGCCGTCTATTTCCCTAtggggggattggggggtggaggtgaagaaggagaatGAAGGAGCCACTGACCTGCATCCCTGGCTCCCagcaccccttcttccctctttgagTGCCAGTGCCATGGAACAAGAGCTGCCAGTCACGGTTCAGAGGCCGGACCAGGCCCAGGACGTCCAGACTAAAAACCGAGGGTCACCAGACTCAGGCTCACTGATCCCCCAAGTGGCGAACTACACCCAGG gaaAGAAGTCTTTGTTCAGTGACTGCTTTAAACAG tatcAGGACTCATCCCACTTGACCTCTCCGAAAGCCAGCCCCAGCCACTTCTCGTTCAAACTTTCTGACCAAAATCCTGAACCACATTCTCACTGGCTCCTAGTACCAATGCCCATCGAATCCACCTACCATAAATGGATCCCTCCTTTTCGCTTCGACttcgaggaggaagaggattcaGATATGCCCCTGGCACTGGGCAATCTCACCCCAAAGGCCCAGCTCACCCCCCCTGTAGGGCCAATGGGAGACACTGTAGGGAGGGCTGACCCCGGCACGGGGACATTTCCCCCCCAGGCCAGTCAGGCTTCTTCTAGCAGGGCAAGTTCAAGTTTGTTCTCCAGAGTGCAGCAGAGTCCGGTCCCTGAGGCGAGTAGCGCTTCATCCTCTGTAGTAAGTCAGCCTTGGTTCACCAGTGCGCATTGGACTTTGGTCaaccagcagggtaaggttttcTCCATGAAGCCAAAGCAGGGTTGGGCTTCGTCCACCCAAGTGAGAGGTGTTTCCTCCACCAGGGTGACTGAGGCTTTCTTCTCCAGGGCAAGAGAGGCTTCCTCTTCCAGGCCAGGCGAGGCTTCCTCCTCCAGGCCAGGCGAGGTTTCCTTCTCCGGGGCGAGGGAGGCTTCCACCTCTGGGGGGAGAGAGGCTGCTTCCTCCGGGGCAAATGAACCTTTTTTCTCCAGGATGAGAGGGGTTTCCTCCTCTCTGGTGAGTGAGGCTTCCTcccccagggccagggaggctTTGTTCTCCAGCGGGAGAGAAGCTTCCTCCTCAAGGGCCAGTGAGGTTTTCTCCTCCAGGGCAAGTGAGGTTTCCTTCCCCGGAGTGAGGGAAGTTTCTTCCTCCAGGGCAAGTGAGGCTTTCTTCACCAGGGCGACAGAGGCTTCCTCCTCCAGGGGGAGTGAGGCTTTCTCATCCTGGACGAGAGAGGCTTTCACCTGGGCGAGTGAGACTTTCTCCTCCAGGGCAAGTGAGGCTTTCTCCTCCAGGGCGAGTGAGGCTTTCTCCTTCAGGGTGAGTGAGGCTTCCACCTCCAGGGCGAGTGAGGCTTCCACCTCCAGGGCGAGTGAGGCTTCCACCTCCAGGGCGAGTGAGGCTTCCACCTCCAGGGCGAGTGAGCCTTTCTCCTCCAGGGCGAGTGAGGCTTTCTCCTTCAGGGTGAGTGGGCCTTCCTTCTCCAGGGTGAGTGAGGCTTCCACCTCCAGGGAGAGTGAGCCTTCCTCCTCCAGGGTGAGTGAGCCTTCCTCCTCCAGGGCGAGTGAGCCTTCCTTCTCCAGGGCGAGTGAGCTTTCCTTCTCAAGGGCAAGCGAGGCTTCCTTCCCCAGGTCAAGCGAGGCTTCCTTCACCGGGGCGAGGGCGGCTTCTTCCTCCAGGGTGAGAGCAGCTTCCTCCTCCAGGGCAATTGGTGGTCAGTCCATGCAGGCAGGTGGGGCTGCCTCCGTCCTGGATAGCGATGAGTCTGAGTCCCAGGGGATTCCGTAA